The Etheostoma cragini isolate CJK2018 chromosome 5, CSU_Ecrag_1.0, whole genome shotgun sequence genome contains a region encoding:
- the rgmb gene encoding RGM domain family member B produces MGRAGCCCRGAERLASPSLVRRFRLLLLMIIALCCGAHIGQCQVATHQCHIQKCTTDFVSLTYHLTPAVDGFHTEFCKALRGYSACTQRTAKSCRGNLVFHSAVLGISDLMNQRNCSRDGPTSSTHPEVQHEPCNYHSRTQHTHTHSHVHAHAHSHTHGHSQGHSRPVYLFCGLFGDPHLRTFKDSFQTCKVEGAWPLIDNDYLSVQVTNVPVVPGSSATATNKITVIFKPYEGCTDQRVYQAVTDNLPAAFDDGTVSSGDPIHISAGAEGATGKVRALWISERSPGRHVELHAGYIGVTVIVRQLGHYLTLAVRIPEELAQAYDATQDLQLCLNGCPGGERIDQAGHLPLPLSAPALGLQLKQLRRPSYSSQTQASPYGAAQVFSAEGAKERCREQLEVQDIYFHSCVFDLLTTGDANFTMAAYSALKDMESLHPHRDRWRIYPRGAATSTLHSDSQPTRLALLLLCALSVALM; encoded by the exons ATGGGGAGAGCCGGATGCTGTTGCCGCGGGGCTGAGCGCCTCGCCTCCCCGTCTCTGGTGCGCCGCTTCCGGCTCCTGCTGCTGATGATCATCGCTCTCTGCTGCGGTGCTCACATAG GTCAGTGCCAGGTGGCCACCCATCAGTGCCATATACAGAAGTGCACCACCGACTTTGTCTCCCTTACCTACCACCTGACGCCGGCCGTGGATGGCTTTCACACTGAGTTTTGCAAAGCTTTACGTGGATACTCGGCCTGCACCCAGAGGACAGCCAAGTCCTGCCGTGGGAACCTTGTCTTCCACTCTGCTGTGTTGGGCATCTCCGACCTCATGAACCAGAGGAACTGCTCCAGAGACGGGCCCACGTCCTCCACACACCCTGAAGTTCAACACGAGCCCTGCAACTACCACAGCCGCACCCagcatactcacacacactcccatgtgcatgcacacgcacactccCACACTCACGGCCACAGCCAGGGCCACTCTCGGCCTGTCTATCTGTTCTGCGGGCTGTTCGGGGATCCACATCTGAGGACGTTTAAGGACAGCTTCCAGACTTGCAAGGTGGAAGGGGCGTGGCCTCTCATCGATAATGACTATCTGTCAGTACAGGTCACTAATGTTCCCGTGGTACCTGGCTCCAGTGCCACAGCAACGAATAAG ATCACCGTCATCTTCAAGCCCTATGAGGGTTGTACAGACCAGAGGGTCTACCAGGCCGTCACAGACAACCTCCCTGCTGCCTTTGATGATGGAACCGTAAGCAGCGGAGACCCCATCCACATTTCTGCGGGTGCAGAAGGTGCAACTGGTAAAGTCCGGGCTCTGTGGATCTCTGAGCGCAGCCCAGGGCGCCACGTGGAGCTGCATGCTGGCTACATAGGTGTAACTGTAATCGTGCGCCAGCTAGGCCACTACCTGACCCTGGCGGTGAGGATCCCAGAGGAGCTGGCTCAGGCCTACGATGCTACCCAGGACCTGCAGCTCTGTCTGAATGGCTGCCCCGGCGGAGAACGTATCGACCAGGCAGGGCATCTTCCCCTGCCCCTCTCCGCTCCTGCGCTCGGCCTGCAGCTTAAGCAGTTGCGTCGGCCCAGCTACTCCTCACAGACACAAGCATCCCCTTACGGTGCCGCGCAGGTTTTCAGTGCCGAGGGGGCGAAGGAACGCTGCAGGGAGCAGCTGGAGGTGCAGGACATTTACTTTCACTCCTGTGTGTTTGATCTCCTCACCACCGGGGATGCTAACTTCACAATGGCAGCCTACAGCGCCCTGAAGGACATGGAGAGTCTCCATCCCCACCGGGATAGATGGAGGATCTATCCCCGCGGTGCAGCCACCTCCACCTTACACTCTGATTCTCAACCTACGCGGCTAGCTCTGCTCCTGCTGTGTGCTCTAAGTGTAGCATTGATGTAA